The sequence CGTTCGCGGACCTGCTCAAACCCGAAGAGATCGAGACCGCACCGGAGATCAGCAACCCCATCGATATTTTCGCCGGGGTCTCCTACAATAAAAAGGTGCGCGAACAGCTCAACGAATACATCAAGCGCGGCGACGAGCTCAAGCGCTACCTGCGGCTCCTGCTGGACGAACGCCAGCTCCTGGTGAGCCTGGCCGACGTCGACGAGAGTGAGGACTACGTCAAGAAGATCGGCAGTCTTGACTCCATGACGGACAAATACCAGACTGCCTACTCGACGCTGCAGGATACGGCGGACGTTTACGCCAAGCGTGTCGAGGAGATTGAGCTCAAGATCAACAAGGCGATCGAGGAGCAGCTCTTCAAGCTGGCCAATATCGGCGGCATCATCCTTTTCCTGCTCATCATCTTCTTCATCATGAAGCAGATCGCGAAGAAGTACATCAGCGACAACGAACGTTTCTACATGGCGAACAAGGTCATCACCTTCGCCAACGTCTCGCTGATCATCCTGGTCCTGCTCTTCAACTATATCGAGAACGTCAGTTACCTCGTCACCGTGCTCGGGTTCGCCTCCGCCGGTATCGCCATTGCGATGAAGGACTGGTTTATGAGCATGCTCGGGTGGCTCGTCATCGTTTTCGGCGGCTCCATCCACGTCGGGGACAGGGTCCGCGTCGACAAGGACGGCAAGCAGTATGTCGGGGATGTCCTCGATATCTCGCTCCTGCGGATCACGATCCTCGAGGACATTACGCTGACGACCTACATGCATAACCGCCGCGCAGGCCGGGTTATCTTCATCCCGAACAACTACATTTTCACGGAGATGATCGCCAACTACACCCACGTCTCGCTCAAGACGGTCTGGGACGGGATCGACATCACGGTCACCTTCGACTCGAACCACAAGAAGGCGCAGCTTATTGCCAAAGAGATCACGCGCAAATTCGCCAAAGGGTATACGGATATCACCCGCAACCAGCTCAACAAGCTGCGCAGCCGCTATAATCTCAAAAATACGAACGTCGAGCCGCGCATCTACGCTTTCGCGGAAGAGAACGGGATACGCATCAGCGCCTGGTACCTCACCAACGCCTACGCGACCCTGACGCTGCGAAGCACGATCTCCATGGAGATCCTCGATGCCTACGGCAAAGAAGAGGACATTACCATTGCCTACCCGACACAGCGTCTGCGTCTGCAGAACGAACCGCTGCCGCAGCCGAGGTCCCTGCCGGAAGAGGGCGAGCCGGTATGAAGCCCAAAGTCTATTTCAAAACCTTCGGCTGCCGGACCAATGTCTTCGATACGCAGGTGATGATGGGGCGGTTGCAGGATTTTGAAGTCACCGAGGATGAATCGGCGGCGGATATCGTCGTCGTCAACTCCTGTACGGTCACCAACGGGGCCGACACGGGCGTGCGGGGCTACATCAACGCCCAGGAGCGTGCGGGACGGACCGTGATGCTGACGGGGTGCGGCGCACATACCAAGGGCGAATCTCTCTTCGAAAAAGGGAAGGTCCAGGGGGTTTTCGGGCAGTCCGAGAAGGCGAAGATCAACGAACTGCTGCAGCGCAAGACCCGCTTCTACGAACTGGGCGACCTGGAGTTCATCGACAACAACGTCGTCGAGCAGTTCGTCGGCAAAAGCCGCGCCTTCATCAAGATCCAGGAGGGGTGCAGCTTCCGCTGCAGCTACTGCATCATCCCCTTCGTGCGCGGCGATGCGCGCAGCGTGGACGAGCAGGTGATCCTTGAACAGGTTGCCAAGCTGGCCGCGAACGGTTTCGGCGAGTTTATCCTCACGGGGACGAATATCGGCAGCTACGGGCAGGGGGAGAACCGATCCA is a genomic window of Sulfurimonas sp. HSL1-2 containing:
- a CDS encoding mechanosensitive ion channel domain-containing protein, which gives rise to MIKRIAGTLLFTAMLLLGAPAASAADAPVQKASKQQSAVSWNSAVDAYALRHVLQERLAQIDVALQNPETAGKADVLRRLERERERLKTELGRINAGAVAVVEYYVQPTGEQLSIHTDMYRRYESKAAELETLKSDLQIKQKSLNALLGTARDSAEVQQSLKVSTFALETLNRIQQRIAHLSDARLTRVNDLRKQESELKDELDKSNIWQKSYTAYLTYQDVKKDLAALQEQIDAIDRSDDTDAQTEQRDAMLAKQKIMSDQLSLLQSHSASPFADLLKPEEIETAPEISNPIDIFAGVSYNKKVREQLNEYIKRGDELKRYLRLLLDERQLLVSLADVDESEDYVKKIGSLDSMTDKYQTAYSTLQDTADVYAKRVEEIELKINKAIEEQLFKLANIGGIILFLLIIFFIMKQIAKKYISDNERFYMANKVITFANVSLIILVLLFNYIENVSYLVTVLGFASAGIAIAMKDWFMSMLGWLVIVFGGSIHVGDRVRVDKDGKQYVGDVLDISLLRITILEDITLTTYMHNRRAGRVIFIPNNYIFTEMIANYTHVSLKTVWDGIDITVTFDSNHKKAQLIAKEITRKFAKGYTDITRNQLNKLRSRYNLKNTNVEPRIYAFAEENGIRISAWYLTNAYATLTLRSTISMEILDAYGKEEDITIAYPTQRLRLQNEPLPQPRSLPEEGEPV